One window from the genome of Rickettsiella endosymbiont of Xylota segnis encodes:
- a CDS encoding UDP-glucose/GDP-mannose dehydrogenase family protein — MRINLFGAGYVGLVTAACLAEHGNKVLCIDIDQEKIKRLQSGECPIHEPDLPALLQKNLSAGRLNFSTDPQQGIEHGFYQFITVGTPQDEDGSADLTYVLEVAEYIGKTLQEPRLIINKSTVPVGTANKVKAIIQKQLDHRNVNIAFDVASNPEFLREGAAVTDFMRSDRIIIGTDNNSAETHLRHLYRPFNRNNDRLIAMDIRSAELTKYAANAFLATKISFINEMSQLAERLNADIEQVRIGIGSDPRIGYHFINPGCGYGGSCFPKDVVALEATAKTVDYQPRLLNAVHQVNDAQKKLLFSKISQYFKKDLHGKIIALWGLSFKPNTDDMREAPSKVLIASALAAGMKIQAFDPVAMSEAARLYKSETNFSCCDSPEKALINADVLVIVTEWNIFFNPDFQLIKQHLKEPAIFDGRNLYDPECLKQLGIKYYAIGRGEHL, encoded by the coding sequence ATGCGAATAAATCTCTTTGGTGCAGGTTATGTAGGTTTGGTCACAGCGGCATGTTTAGCCGAGCACGGAAATAAAGTGCTTTGCATTGATATTGATCAAGAAAAAATAAAGCGCTTACAATCAGGCGAATGTCCTATTCATGAGCCCGATTTGCCTGCTTTATTACAAAAAAATTTAAGCGCTGGACGACTAAATTTTAGTACAGACCCTCAACAAGGCATTGAGCATGGTTTTTATCAATTTATTACCGTAGGCACGCCTCAAGATGAAGATGGCTCAGCGGATTTAACTTATGTTTTAGAGGTTGCAGAATATATCGGTAAAACTCTGCAGGAGCCCAGACTGATTATCAATAAGTCGACCGTGCCTGTTGGCACTGCTAATAAAGTGAAGGCCATTATTCAAAAGCAATTAGATCATCGTAACGTCAACATTGCATTCGATGTCGCTTCAAATCCTGAGTTTTTACGTGAAGGCGCGGCAGTGACTGATTTTATGCGTTCTGATCGAATTATTATTGGTACCGATAATAATTCGGCAGAAACCCATTTACGACACCTCTATAGGCCCTTTAACCGTAATAACGATCGTTTAATCGCTATGGATATTCGCTCTGCCGAACTGACCAAATATGCGGCCAATGCATTTTTAGCCACCAAGATTAGTTTTATAAATGAAATGAGCCAGTTAGCAGAACGTTTAAATGCGGATATAGAGCAAGTTCGCATTGGCATCGGCTCTGATCCTCGTATCGGTTATCATTTTATTAATCCAGGATGTGGTTATGGTGGTTCTTGTTTTCCTAAGGATGTAGTAGCTTTAGAGGCCACCGCAAAAACGGTTGATTATCAACCTCGATTATTAAATGCTGTACATCAAGTTAATGATGCACAAAAAAAACTTTTATTTAGCAAAATTTCTCAATACTTTAAAAAAGATTTACATGGAAAGATAATCGCCCTCTGGGGTTTGTCTTTCAAACCAAACACAGACGATATGCGCGAAGCACCTAGCAAAGTGTTGATTGCGTCGGCTTTAGCTGCAGGAATGAAAATTCAAGCATTTGATCCCGTCGCGATGTCCGAAGCCGCACGTTTGTATAAGAGTGAAACTAATTTTAGTTGTTGTGATAGCCCAGAAAAGGCCTTAATTAATGCAGATGTTTTAGTAATAGTCACTGAATGGAATATCTTCTTTAATCCTGATTTTCAGCTCATCAAACAACATTTAAAAGAACCCGCTATTTTTGACGGAAGAAATCTTTATGATCCAGAATGTTTAAAGCAATTGGGAATTAAATACTATGCCATTGGTCGCGGGGAGCATTTATAA
- the galU gene encoding UTP--glucose-1-phosphate uridylyltransferase GalU, with protein MKKITKAIFPVAGLGTRFLPATKASPKEMLPIVDKPLIQYAVEEAIAAGITELIFITSSSKRAIEDHFDSNYELEAKLAETGKKDLLAIVKNILPKGVSCVYLRQPDTLGLGHAVLCARPLINGEAFAVLLADDLIDSTIPCLKQMLDIYQEKQNTIIAVQAITPEESEQYGIIGYKTKEGRLSQINTIVEKPSHKQAPSNLAVVGRYILTSTIFPYLSQTPIGKNGEIQLTDAIARQLKDEVMYAWEFEGIRYDCGSKFGYLKATIAHAIKHPDTKNLFTHYLKTLNNKLD; from the coding sequence ATGAAAAAAATTACCAAAGCAATTTTCCCGGTTGCGGGTCTTGGTACACGTTTTTTACCCGCAACAAAAGCAAGCCCTAAGGAAATGTTGCCTATTGTGGATAAACCTTTAATTCAATATGCAGTAGAAGAAGCGATTGCTGCAGGAATTACTGAACTTATTTTTATAACAAGTAGTAGCAAACGGGCTATTGAAGATCATTTTGATTCGAATTATGAATTAGAAGCCAAGCTAGCCGAAACAGGAAAAAAAGACCTGTTAGCTATTGTGAAAAATATCTTACCGAAAGGGGTTAGTTGTGTTTATCTACGCCAACCAGACACATTAGGCTTGGGACATGCTGTTTTGTGTGCGCGACCTCTTATTAATGGAGAGGCATTTGCTGTTTTACTCGCCGATGATTTGATTGATTCCACTATCCCTTGTTTGAAACAAATGTTAGATATCTATCAAGAAAAACAGAATACTATCATTGCTGTTCAAGCTATTACTCCTGAAGAAAGTGAACAGTACGGGATAATCGGTTATAAAACTAAAGAAGGTAGACTGAGCCAGATTAACACTATTGTAGAAAAACCTAGTCACAAACAAGCCCCTTCCAATTTGGCTGTGGTTGGTCGCTATATTCTTACTTCGACTATCTTCCCTTATCTTTCGCAGACACCTATTGGAAAAAATGGAGAAATTCAACTAACTGATGCAATCGCTCGACAGCTTAAAGACGAAGTAATGTATGCTTGGGAATTTGAAGGTATACGCTATGATTGTGGAAGTAAGTTTGGTTATTTAAAAGCAACGATCGCCCATGCTATAAAACACCCAGATACTAAAAACTTATTTACTCATTATTTAAAAACTTTGAATAATAAACTTGATTAA
- a CDS encoding transglycosylase SLT domain-containing protein yields MTYKMLKIYTLLLTALLILAVGVTACVQFPASEEGGMGLSGAGNDTDSKNYQNLIMKSTGSSLAPQNAKALYSAVEKGTLWEPIRAHLQLSAREENQPQVQEQIRWFAKNPLYLKDAVNRAAPYIYYVYAQVRKRDLPTELVLLPIIESGYNPSATNSSSGAAGLWQLMTSTAKGYGVHQDRGFDGRRDISSSTNAALNYLTYLKSFFGGDWLLAIAAYDTGEGNVQNAIRHNTQQDKNTHFWALPLASETRSYIPRLLALAAIVKNPDKYGVSLPPVSAKPYLELVDANSMSLTHVAKLAGMRVADLKELNPGVKSTSAAIKRGQLALPIDRVALYKQQLVTASSSNYKIGKAQPNDNKLALKQAGSKGKHGPVQLVSHQTKTSSQQIYLVKSGDTLTGIAKHYHVLVKKIQAWNKLDGDFLKPGEKLKIMLS; encoded by the coding sequence ATGACTTATAAAATGCTTAAAATTTATACATTATTACTTACCGCACTACTCATACTAGCAGTGGGTGTCACCGCATGTGTGCAATTTCCTGCTTCTGAAGAAGGGGGTATGGGTCTCAGCGGTGCGGGTAACGATACGGATAGTAAAAACTATCAAAACCTTATTATGAAATCGACCGGTAGTAGTTTAGCTCCGCAAAATGCTAAAGCGCTGTATAGCGCTGTAGAGAAGGGTACACTTTGGGAGCCTATTCGAGCCCATTTACAATTATCAGCTCGTGAGGAAAACCAACCTCAGGTCCAAGAGCAGATCCGTTGGTTTGCTAAAAACCCGCTCTATTTAAAAGACGCGGTGAATCGAGCTGCGCCTTATATTTACTATGTCTATGCGCAGGTGAGAAAGCGTGATTTGCCTACAGAATTGGTTTTATTGCCTATTATTGAGAGTGGTTATAATCCGTCAGCAACTAACTCGTCTTCCGGCGCGGCTGGTTTATGGCAGTTAATGACCAGTACCGCTAAAGGGTATGGTGTTCATCAAGATAGAGGTTTTGATGGTCGTCGAGATATTAGTAGCTCGACCAATGCGGCCTTAAATTACCTTACCTATTTAAAAAGCTTCTTCGGGGGCGACTGGTTATTGGCCATAGCGGCTTATGACACGGGTGAAGGTAACGTGCAGAATGCGATTCGCCATAATACGCAGCAGGATAAGAACACCCATTTCTGGGCATTGCCATTGGCATCTGAGACACGTTCTTATATTCCGCGTTTATTGGCGTTAGCTGCGATTGTTAAAAATCCAGATAAGTATGGCGTGAGTTTGCCTCCTGTGAGTGCTAAGCCTTATTTAGAGTTAGTTGACGCAAATAGCATGAGTTTAACTCATGTCGCTAAATTAGCAGGTATGAGAGTTGCGGATTTAAAGGAATTGAATCCTGGGGTGAAAAGTACTTCGGCTGCGATTAAACGTGGTCAGCTTGCTTTACCTATTGATAGGGTAGCGTTGTATAAACAACAATTAGTTACTGCATCAAGCTCGAACTATAAGATAGGCAAGGCGCAACCTAATGATAATAAGCTTGCTTTAAAACAAGCTGGATCAAAAGGCAAGCATGGTCCTGTGCAGTTAGTGAGTCATCAAACTAAGACAAGTTCGCAGCAAATCTATTTGGTAAAAAGTGGAGATACGCTAACAGGTATTGCTAAGCACTACCATGTATTGGTTAAGAAGATACAAGCTTGGAATAAGCTTGATGGCGATTTTCTCAAGCCAGGTGAAAAATTAAAAATTATGCTTTCATAA
- a CDS encoding class I SAM-dependent methyltransferase: MKQHYLDIEDHRLASLIPHYAGHHLLQLSPYSFSSLSTSPIIHKVTVSSCYKCKLNTCQKVGYDLESLYTHLPFANDSINLILMPHTLEVSKNTAQAILTEAWRVLAPNGHLIILGINPVSLWGLYRLCSIKKKPAWDGRFHTIQTLCQWIHFLGGEIQHTESFLFRPPLSTPLGRWLFKKLAWLERISPWLIPYMGGIYLIIAEKRIKRLNGLGLVWQFPPVLNNKVLATNARGPHHA, from the coding sequence TTGAAACAGCATTACCTAGACATTGAAGATCATCGTTTAGCTAGTCTAATCCCTCATTATGCTGGCCACCACTTATTACAATTGAGCCCTTATTCTTTTTCAAGCTTATCTACCAGTCCTATTATCCATAAAGTTACGGTTTCTTCGTGCTATAAATGTAAGTTAAATACCTGCCAAAAAGTTGGCTATGATCTGGAAAGCTTATACACTCATTTACCATTTGCCAATGATAGTATTAACCTAATCCTCATGCCCCATACGCTAGAAGTAAGCAAAAATACCGCACAAGCCATACTTACAGAAGCCTGGCGAGTATTAGCCCCCAATGGCCATTTAATTATATTAGGTATCAATCCTGTCAGTTTATGGGGCCTATATCGGTTATGCTCAATTAAAAAGAAACCTGCTTGGGATGGTCGTTTTCACACAATCCAAACCCTTTGTCAATGGATACACTTTTTAGGGGGTGAAATTCAGCATACTGAGAGCTTTCTATTTAGACCCCCTTTATCCACCCCCCTCGGTAGGTGGTTATTTAAGAAATTAGCTTGGTTAGAACGAATATCACCTTGGCTTATTCCCTATATGGGAGGAATTTATTTGATTATTGCTGAAAAACGAATAAAAAGACTCAATGGGCTAGGCTTAGTTTGGCAATTTCCGCCAGTACTCAATAATAAGGTCTTGGCTACCAATGCTCGAGGGCCCCACCATGCATAA
- the rnhA gene encoding ribonuclease HI, protein MHKIPKIEIFTDGACRGNPGPGAWAALLRYQGKEKTISGTENTTTNNRMELMAAIQALMAVKKPCQISLSTDSQYVQKGITEWLPQWKRRAWLTANKKPVKNSDLWKELAIQAERHQIRWEWVKGHSGHPENDRVDSLANAALDELLK, encoded by the coding sequence ATGCATAAAATCCCAAAAATAGAGATTTTTACCGATGGTGCTTGCCGGGGAAACCCTGGGCCTGGAGCCTGGGCGGCTCTCCTGCGATACCAGGGGAAAGAAAAAACCATTTCCGGTACCGAAAACACTACTACTAATAATCGCATGGAGTTAATGGCGGCCATTCAGGCTTTAATGGCAGTAAAAAAACCCTGTCAAATATCACTCAGCACTGATTCGCAATATGTTCAAAAAGGCATTACTGAATGGCTGCCTCAATGGAAGCGACGAGCTTGGCTTACTGCCAATAAAAAACCTGTTAAAAATTCTGATTTATGGAAAGAATTAGCTATACAAGCTGAACGTCATCAAATCCGCTGGGAATGGGTAAAAGGACATAGCGGCCATCCAGAAAATGACCGTGTAGACAGTTTAGCTAATGCTGCCTTAGACGAGCTGCTAAAATAA
- the lpxC gene encoding UDP-3-O-acyl-N-acetylglucosamine deacetylase: protein MKQRTLKNVIKAAGITLHSGETAILTLRPAPINTGIIFRRIDFNPIVEVQARAEHVGETTLQTTLLKNGVRVATIEHLMSAMAGLGIDNAYVDITASEIPIMDGSAGPFIFLIQSAGIEEQSASKRFIRIKQAIKVTEGDKWASFEPFDGFKVSFEIDFNHPLFQNRSQKASIDFSTTSYIKEVSRARTFGFMADYEKLREVRLALGGSLDNAVVVDEYRVLNEDGLRYEDEFVRHKILDAVGDLYLLGHSLIGAFSGYKSGHALNNLLLRRLLSNADAWEYVEFEDEIKAPLVYRRALLDAYYIKD from the coding sequence CTGAAACAACGTACTTTAAAAAACGTTATTAAAGCCGCTGGTATTACATTACATAGTGGTGAAACAGCAATATTAACCTTGCGACCGGCACCTATTAACACTGGAATTATTTTTCGTCGGATAGATTTTAATCCTATTGTTGAAGTTCAAGCTCGTGCTGAACATGTCGGTGAAACTACCTTACAAACTACTTTACTGAAAAATGGTGTCAGAGTTGCGACCATAGAGCATTTAATGTCGGCTATGGCAGGTTTGGGTATTGATAACGCGTATGTTGATATTACCGCTTCAGAAATTCCCATTATGGATGGAAGCGCAGGACCCTTTATTTTTTTGATTCAGTCGGCAGGTATTGAGGAACAGAGCGCTTCAAAACGCTTTATCCGAATCAAACAAGCTATTAAAGTGACTGAAGGAGATAAATGGGCTTCTTTTGAACCATTCGATGGATTTAAGGTTTCATTTGAAATTGACTTTAATCACCCACTTTTTCAAAATCGTAGTCAAAAAGCAAGTATTGATTTCTCCACAACTTCTTATATTAAAGAGGTTAGTCGCGCACGTACATTTGGCTTTATGGCAGACTATGAGAAATTACGTGAGGTACGGCTCGCTTTGGGTGGAAGCCTTGATAATGCAGTGGTTGTAGATGAGTATAGGGTACTGAATGAAGATGGTTTACGTTATGAGGATGAGTTTGTGCGTCATAAAATTCTTGATGCAGTGGGAGATCTCTATCTATTAGGCCATAGCCTCATCGGTGCATTTAGTGGTTATAAATCTGGTCATGCATTGAATAATCTTTTATTACGCCGTTTGTTGAGCAATGCAGATGCTTGGGAATATGTTGAATTTGAAGATGAAATAAAGGCACCACTCGTTTATCGACGTGCTTTACTAGATGCTTATTATATTAAGGACTAA
- the ftsZ gene encoding cell division protein FtsZ, with protein sequence MSAKFDSHNPPLQNAVIKVVGVGGGGGNTLEHMLAQDIPGVEFICANTDAQALKNSSANCLLQLGQQITKGLGAGANPEIGRLAAEADRERVRAALEGADMVFITAGMGGGTGTGAAPVIAEIAKQMKILTVAVVTKPFEIEGKKRLRLAEEGIKQLSQHVDSLITIPNEKLMNVLGDEVSFLDAFKAVDDVLFGAVKGIAALITRAGLINVDFADVKTVMSEMGTTMMGTGVGLGSDRALSAANAAIGSPLLKDINLKGARGVLVNITAGPDLSMKEFGIVGGVIKEIASEDANVVIGTVIDSGMNDELRVTIVITGLGHHLPTGTVMHEGEDSSLIRAADGSLDYHQLERPTVLRKQGVVTPSKSTADNAVTDIEYFDIPAFLRRQEEVS encoded by the coding sequence ATGAGTGCCAAATTTGATTCGCACAATCCCCCTCTACAAAATGCTGTCATAAAAGTTGTTGGCGTTGGAGGAGGTGGTGGAAATACTCTTGAACATATGTTGGCACAAGATATTCCGGGAGTAGAATTTATCTGCGCTAATACCGATGCCCAAGCGCTAAAAAACTCTTCTGCTAATTGTTTATTACAATTAGGTCAACAAATTACTAAAGGTTTAGGTGCTGGAGCAAATCCTGAAATAGGTCGTCTTGCTGCCGAAGCAGATAGAGAAAGAGTTAGAGCGGCTTTAGAGGGAGCCGATATGGTGTTTATCACGGCAGGGATGGGAGGCGGTACAGGAACGGGTGCGGCACCCGTTATTGCAGAGATTGCTAAGCAGATGAAAATTTTGACCGTAGCAGTCGTAACTAAGCCTTTTGAGATTGAAGGGAAGAAGCGTTTGCGCTTAGCTGAGGAAGGAATTAAGCAACTTAGTCAGCATGTCGATTCGCTGATTACTATCCCTAATGAAAAGTTAATGAATGTTTTAGGCGATGAAGTTAGTTTTTTAGATGCATTCAAAGCGGTAGATGATGTATTATTTGGCGCTGTTAAAGGAATTGCTGCTTTGATAACACGTGCCGGTCTAATTAATGTGGATTTTGCGGATGTTAAAACCGTAATGTCAGAGATGGGTACGACCATGATGGGTACAGGAGTAGGATTGGGTTCAGATAGAGCGCTATCGGCTGCAAATGCCGCTATCGGCAGTCCTCTATTAAAAGATATCAATCTAAAAGGTGCACGTGGTGTATTAGTTAATATAACTGCGGGACCGGATTTATCAATGAAAGAATTTGGAATAGTCGGTGGAGTGATTAAAGAAATTGCTTCAGAAGACGCTAATGTTGTCATTGGTACAGTGATAGATTCAGGAATGAATGACGAGTTACGTGTAACAATAGTGATAACAGGTCTAGGACATCATCTTCCTACAGGCACGGTAATGCATGAGGGAGAGGATTCAAGCCTCATTAGAGCAGCTGACGGTAGTTTAGATTATCATCAGTTGGAGCGTCCTACGGTTTTACGCAAACAAGGCGTTGTTACACCAAGTAAGTCCACAGCAGATAATGCTGTTACCGATATTGAATATTTTGATATTCCGGCTTTTTTACGAAGACAAGAAGAGGTTTCTTAA
- the ftsA gene encoding cell division protein FtsA, protein MAKKPIKNLIVGLDIGTSKVNALVGEVKPNGIEIIGMGIYPSLGLKRGVVVNIDATVDSIQQAVGEAEAMAGSPVRSVYTGIAGNHIRSLNSHGIVAIQNQEVTHADVERVIDAAKAVAIPADQKIIHILPQEFIIDSQEGIREPIGMSGVRLEAKVHMVTGAVSAAQNIIKCIQRCGLEVTEIILEQLASSQSVLTEDEKELGVCLIDIGGGTTDIAIFTEGAIRFTSVIPIAGDQVTNDIAVALRTPTQSAEQIKRRHACALPELANPDELVEVSGVGDRPGRTLTKRALAEVVGPRYEELFHLVKAELYRSGFEEFLAAGVVLTGGASNVSGSVELAEKIFKLPVRLGHPQYITGNSEVTTNGMYATSTGLLLYGYQQQCEQRKPNVLFGRKIARIKNWLCENF, encoded by the coding sequence ATGGCAAAGAAACCGATTAAGAATTTAATTGTAGGTTTAGATATTGGCACATCCAAGGTCAATGCCTTAGTGGGTGAAGTTAAGCCCAATGGTATCGAAATTATTGGTATGGGAATTTATCCTTCATTAGGATTAAAGCGAGGTGTTGTAGTTAATATTGATGCAACCGTTGATTCAATTCAGCAAGCTGTGGGTGAAGCAGAAGCCATGGCAGGCAGCCCAGTTCGAAGTGTATATACTGGTATTGCTGGAAATCATATTCGAAGTTTGAATTCTCATGGAATTGTTGCGATTCAAAATCAAGAAGTTACCCATGCAGATGTGGAACGGGTGATTGATGCTGCGAAAGCAGTTGCTATTCCAGCGGATCAAAAAATAATACATATTTTACCTCAAGAATTTATCATTGATAGCCAAGAAGGTATTCGTGAGCCAATAGGGATGTCTGGCGTGCGATTAGAAGCTAAAGTACATATGGTAACGGGCGCAGTTAGCGCGGCTCAAAACATCATTAAATGTATCCAACGCTGTGGTTTAGAAGTGACGGAAATAATTTTAGAACAACTTGCATCGAGTCAATCGGTATTAACAGAAGATGAGAAAGAGTTGGGTGTGTGTTTAATAGACATTGGTGGAGGAACCACCGATATCGCTATATTTACTGAAGGTGCTATACGTTTTACATCGGTTATTCCAATTGCAGGGGATCAAGTCACGAATGATATTGCCGTTGCGTTAAGAACACCCACACAAAGTGCAGAACAGATAAAAAGAAGACATGCTTGTGCTTTACCAGAACTAGCAAATCCAGATGAACTTGTCGAAGTTTCCGGAGTGGGAGATCGTCCCGGACGCACGCTGACTAAACGTGCTTTAGCAGAAGTGGTAGGACCACGCTATGAAGAGCTTTTCCATTTAGTGAAAGCCGAATTATATCGTAGTGGTTTTGAAGAATTTCTTGCAGCAGGGGTGGTGTTGACGGGTGGTGCTTCTAATGTCAGTGGGAGTGTCGAATTAGCAGAGAAAATTTTTAAGTTACCCGTAAGGCTGGGTCATCCTCAATATATTACTGGGAATAGCGAAGTAACCACGAATGGAATGTATGCAACCAGTACAGGCTTATTATTATATGGCTATCAACAACAATGCGAACAGAGAAAACCTAATGTTTTATTTGGTAGAAAAATAGCACGTATAAAAAATTGGTTATGCGAAAATTTTTAA
- a CDS encoding cell division protein FtsQ/DivIB, with protein sequence MVKNGKVVENQRFQRQRDKPRLARLSSQLPSKGWFFKFSLSLLLILSLILLWQKLANPSCFPVKNIKISGDLTYVKQSHLQQIILPFIAKGFFRLDSQGLKEKILHVPWIANVNIKRFWPDTLAVSFITKKPIAFIGKHGLLDEQGNIFIPDGDSRALDLPIFEGPIGQQKYLLQTYITLNPMFAQLNLKIKLLRLVDQQYWYLKLDNGLTVYLNRSQPSIQVERLLDVYSDVIASKVSMVDYVDLRYAHGMAVKFKKRIS encoded by the coding sequence ATGGTTAAAAATGGGAAAGTAGTTGAAAACCAACGATTCCAAAGGCAACGCGATAAACCTAGATTGGCCCGTTTAAGTTCCCAATTGCCTTCAAAAGGATGGTTTTTTAAGTTTTCATTGAGTTTATTACTCATATTAAGTTTAATTTTATTATGGCAAAAATTAGCCAATCCTAGTTGCTTTCCTGTTAAAAACATTAAAATCAGTGGTGATTTAACTTATGTTAAGCAAAGTCATTTGCAGCAAATTATTTTGCCATTTATTGCAAAAGGTTTTTTTCGTTTAGATAGCCAGGGGTTAAAAGAAAAAATTTTACATGTACCATGGATAGCTAATGTAAACATAAAACGATTTTGGCCGGATACATTGGCGGTAAGTTTTATTACTAAGAAACCTATCGCTTTTATTGGAAAGCATGGTTTATTAGATGAACAAGGTAATATTTTCATTCCAGATGGAGATTCTAGGGCATTAGATCTCCCCATTTTTGAAGGGCCTATAGGCCAACAAAAATATTTATTACAAACCTATATCACATTGAATCCAATGTTTGCACAATTAAACTTAAAAATTAAATTATTAAGACTAGTGGATCAACAATATTGGTATCTAAAGTTAGATAATGGGTTAACAGTTTATTTAAATCGAAGTCAACCTTCTATACAAGTAGAACGTTTGCTAGATGTTTATTCTGATGTTATTGCAAGTAAAGTATCTATGGTAGATTATGTGGATCTCCGATATGCCCATGGTATGGCAGTAAAATTTAAGAAACGGATTTCTTAG